The Allocatelliglobosispora scoriae genome contains a region encoding:
- the murJ gene encoding murein biosynthesis integral membrane protein MurJ, whose product MPAGEATVRLGVPAAAEATAPAGPTAASSSALMAAGSLVSRATGFLRTAMIAAALGGALLGVGDAYTTSQFLPGMVYELLIGGILASVVVPVLVQARKRDADGGEAYAQRLITLVMVVLGVASLLATLCAPLLTLLYTKPSTGDAYRALVTDLSYLMLPAIFFFGVAAILSAYLNTRNSFAPPMWTPILNNVIVIATAAAFMIVSGSTPVTPANITPGLILLLGGGTLLGIVVQTVALLPALHKAGFRWRLRFDFRELGLRRLGHLGGWVFCYVAVSQVGLLVLLRLLSGDGLLIYNNVFLLMMMAHGIVAVSIVTALMPRMSAAATAGRFADVVDDLAKGVRTTVAMLAPIAVVFIFLAGPTLVALFVRGEFTVGDADKGAPVLIMAGLSLIPFSLSQLFTFAFYALPDTKTPALLNIPVVVVRVAVQLVLFGVTAMGAAGVMLGNGISYLVCLVLSAWLLRNKIGSLGLAQTAGTLAKVAAAMVGSGLVGFGAVAGIEAIGIDSAWVQLIIGGGLILASYLGLAKLLRVGEIDDVFALLGRIRRKVVGR is encoded by the coding sequence ATGCCCGCCGGCGAGGCGACGGTGCGGCTCGGCGTGCCCGCAGCCGCCGAGGCCACGGCTCCGGCCGGACCGACCGCCGCGTCGAGCTCCGCGCTGATGGCGGCCGGCTCGCTCGTCTCGCGGGCCACCGGCTTCCTGCGGACCGCCATGATCGCGGCGGCCCTCGGTGGTGCGCTGCTGGGTGTCGGCGATGCCTACACGACCTCGCAGTTCCTCCCCGGCATGGTCTATGAGCTGCTCATCGGCGGCATTCTCGCCAGTGTCGTCGTGCCGGTCCTGGTGCAGGCGCGCAAGCGCGATGCCGATGGGGGAGAGGCCTACGCGCAGCGGTTGATCACGCTCGTCATGGTCGTGCTCGGTGTGGCCTCGCTGCTCGCGACGCTCTGCGCGCCGCTGCTGACACTGCTCTACACGAAGCCCTCGACCGGCGACGCCTACCGCGCGCTCGTCACGGACCTCTCCTACCTGATGCTCCCGGCGATCTTCTTCTTCGGCGTCGCCGCGATCCTCAGCGCCTACCTCAACACCCGCAACAGCTTCGCGCCGCCCATGTGGACGCCGATCCTCAACAACGTCATCGTGATCGCGACCGCCGCCGCGTTCATGATCGTGAGCGGGTCGACACCGGTGACCCCGGCGAACATCACTCCCGGACTCATCCTGCTGCTCGGCGGCGGCACCCTGCTCGGCATCGTCGTGCAGACGGTCGCACTGCTCCCGGCGCTGCACAAGGCCGGTTTCCGCTGGCGCCTGCGCTTCGACTTCCGCGAGCTCGGCCTGCGCCGCCTGGGCCACCTCGGCGGCTGGGTCTTCTGCTACGTCGCGGTGAGCCAGGTCGGCCTGCTCGTCCTGCTGCGGTTGCTCAGCGGCGACGGCCTGCTCATCTACAACAACGTCTTCCTGTTGATGATGATGGCGCACGGCATCGTGGCGGTCTCGATCGTCACCGCACTGATGCCCCGGATGTCGGCCGCCGCCACGGCGGGCCGCTTCGCCGATGTCGTCGACGACCTCGCCAAGGGTGTGCGCACCACGGTCGCGATGCTCGCCCCGATCGCGGTCGTCTTCATCTTCCTCGCCGGCCCGACACTCGTCGCGCTGTTCGTACGCGGGGAGTTCACCGTCGGGGACGCGGACAAGGGTGCCCCGGTGCTCATCATGGCGGGCCTCTCCCTCATCCCCTTCTCGTTGAGCCAGCTCTTCACATTCGCCTTCTACGCCCTGCCCGACACGAAGACGCCCGCGCTGCTCAACATCCCCGTGGTGGTCGTGCGAGTCGCCGTACAGCTGGTGCTCTTCGGCGTGACGGCGATGGGCGCCGCCGGCGTGATGCTCGGCAACGGCATCTCCTACCTCGTCTGCCTGGTGCTCAGCGCCTGGCTGCTGCGTAACAAGATCGGTTCGCTGGGACTCGCCCAGACCGCGGGCACCCTCGCGAAGGTCGCCGCTGCGATGGTCGGCTCGGGTCTCGTCGGCTTCGGTGCCGTGGCCGGGATCGAGGCGATCGGCATCGACAGCGCCTGGGTGCAGCTCATCATCGGCGGCGGACTGATCCTCGCGTCCTACCTCGGTCTCGCGAAGCTCCTGCGCGTAGGCGAGATCGACGATGTCTTCGCCCTGCTCGGCCGTATCCGCCGCAAGGTCGTCGGCCGCTGA
- a CDS encoding helicase HerA-like domain-containing protein, producing the protein MTGDQLEAVREGYTFQGPALELGALVVGDTVDASAPVRIPLALLNRHGLVAGATGTGKTKTLQVLAEQLSDLGVPVFLADIKGDVSGMAVAGESNEKITARMTEMGQTWEPKAYPCEFFTLGGHGTGIPIRATITDFGPVLLSKVLGLTDVQASSLNLVFHFADNKGWPLLDLKDLRAVIQFLISEDGASELRNLGGLAKPTAGVLLRELIAFSDAGAEDFFGEPEFKTSDLLRTTAEGKGIVSILELPGVVAQPALFSSFLMWLLADLFQELPEVGDIDKPRLVFFFDEAHLLFKDASKQFLEQITQTVRLIRSKGIGIFFVTQTPKDVNADVLAQLGNRVQHALRAYTPDDAKALKATASTFPVSSYDLQEVLTQLGTGEAIITVLNEKGVPTPVAWTRLRAPQSLMAQADPSVLTAAMNASPLTPTYATTVDRESAYEMLAARLNPQGDVGSVTPDQGSYPQGDPQAAPPATAAPSAKASTRQAAPAKPEPGMVEQVLGSRTTQTVLKSFAAAAGAAIARTLFGTAKRKR; encoded by the coding sequence ATGACAGGCGATCAGCTCGAAGCGGTACGCGAGGGGTACACCTTCCAAGGTCCGGCCCTCGAACTCGGTGCACTCGTCGTCGGCGACACCGTGGACGCCTCGGCACCCGTACGCATCCCGTTGGCCCTGCTCAACCGCCATGGCCTGGTTGCCGGTGCCACGGGTACGGGTAAGACGAAGACGCTCCAGGTCCTGGCCGAGCAGCTCAGCGACCTCGGCGTTCCGGTCTTCCTCGCCGACATCAAGGGCGACGTCAGCGGCATGGCCGTTGCGGGCGAGAGCAACGAGAAGATCACAGCTCGAATGACGGAGATGGGACAGACATGGGAGCCGAAGGCGTACCCGTGCGAGTTCTTCACGCTGGGTGGGCACGGCACAGGCATCCCCATCAGGGCGACCATCACCGACTTCGGCCCGGTGCTGCTGTCGAAGGTGCTCGGTCTGACCGACGTGCAGGCGAGCTCGCTCAACCTCGTCTTCCACTTCGCGGACAACAAGGGCTGGCCGCTGCTCGACTTGAAGGATCTTCGAGCCGTTATCCAGTTTCTCATCTCCGAGGACGGCGCGAGCGAGCTTCGCAACCTCGGCGGGCTCGCCAAACCGACCGCCGGGGTGCTGCTGCGGGAGCTGATCGCCTTCTCCGACGCGGGCGCCGAGGACTTCTTCGGCGAGCCCGAGTTCAAGACCTCCGACCTGCTCCGAACGACCGCCGAGGGGAAGGGGATCGTCTCCATCCTCGAGCTGCCCGGGGTCGTGGCACAGCCCGCGCTCTTCTCCTCCTTTCTCATGTGGCTGCTCGCCGACCTGTTTCAGGAGCTGCCCGAGGTCGGTGACATCGACAAGCCGCGCCTGGTCTTCTTCTTCGACGAGGCGCACCTGCTCTTCAAGGACGCCTCCAAGCAGTTCCTGGAGCAGATCACCCAGACCGTGCGGCTGATCCGGTCCAAGGGGATCGGCATCTTCTTCGTCACCCAGACGCCGAAGGATGTCAACGCCGACGTGCTCGCCCAGCTCGGCAACCGGGTCCAGCACGCGCTACGGGCCTACACCCCCGACGACGCCAAGGCGCTGAAGGCGACCGCCTCCACCTTCCCGGTCTCCTCCTATGACCTGCAGGAGGTGTTGACGCAGCTCGGTACGGGTGAAGCGATCATCACCGTGCTCAACGAGAAGGGCGTACCGACGCCGGTCGCCTGGACCCGGCTGCGGGCGCCCCAGTCGCTGATGGCCCAGGCCGACCCGTCGGTGCTCACGGCGGCGATGAACGCCTCGCCGCTGACCCCGACCTACGCGACGACAGTCGATCGGGAGTCGGCCTACGAGATGCTCGCCGCCAGGCTTAATCCACAGGGTGATGTGGGCTCTGTCACGCCTGATCAAGGAAGTTATCCACAGGGTGATCCACAAGCGGCCCCACCTGCGACGGCAGCTCCGTCGGCTAAGGCGAGCACCAGGCAGGCGGCCCCTGCGAAGCCCGAACCGGGCATGGTCGAGCAGGTCCTCGGGTCCCGCACGACCCAGACCGTTCTGAAGAGCTTCGCCGCTGCGGCGGGTGCTGCCATCGCTCGTACCCTCTTCGGCACGGCCAAGCGCAAACGCTGA
- a CDS encoding protein kinase family protein, which yields MAESRHAAAGAPGTGRSLHVTGTAGEILAERYRLEEHINNDSAGRQVWRGVDIVLKRPVAVVLRYPGGNEAGEMLSAAVTASRVVHGNLIGVYDAIDEGGRAYVVREWVDGFSLRELVTAEGPFDPERATALAHNIASAVTALHASGMAHGNVHPGTVLVGDDGRVVLADARADARTSADGDVRAIGGILYYALTGQWPHAEAGVAALPDAIRDANNAVIAPRQVRAGVPTHLDDLTTDLLDAKVALPSASVLTAELARLDTTGDERSYGTLRFAEDTPEVPRQGPKKLLLGVGAVVLLAAIGIVIVTKTLTGSSSQAGPTVPPVVISASPATANPKALVLGSSAIRLVDPDGNRSESRDIANAIDNKSSTAWSTDRYKQNLGTAYKPGMGLLLDLGAAKTLSDVQIELNAIGASIQLLGGANDPGVASDSTILSRYTKIGEPFADFQGTSMHFGADATATYRYLLVWITGLPQDGDRFRVGIQEIIVRVP from the coding sequence ATGGCAGAGTCACGCCATGCCGCGGCCGGAGCGCCGGGGACGGGTCGTTCCCTCCATGTGACCGGCACGGCCGGTGAGATCCTCGCCGAGCGCTATCGGCTCGAGGAGCACATCAACAACGACAGCGCCGGCCGCCAGGTCTGGCGCGGCGTCGACATCGTGCTCAAGCGGCCCGTCGCGGTCGTGCTCCGTTACCCGGGCGGCAACGAGGCCGGCGAGATGCTCTCCGCCGCCGTCACCGCGAGCCGGGTCGTCCACGGCAACCTCATCGGCGTCTATGACGCGATCGACGAGGGCGGCCGGGCCTACGTGGTGCGCGAGTGGGTCGACGGATTCTCGCTGCGCGAGCTCGTCACGGCCGAGGGTCCCTTCGACCCCGAGCGGGCCACGGCGCTGGCGCACAACATCGCCTCCGCGGTCACCGCGCTGCACGCGAGCGGCATGGCGCACGGCAACGTGCACCCCGGCACGGTCCTCGTCGGCGACGACGGCCGCGTCGTGCTCGCCGACGCCCGCGCCGACGCCAGGACCAGCGCCGACGGCGATGTCCGTGCGATCGGCGGCATCCTTTATTACGCGCTGACCGGCCAGTGGCCGCACGCCGAGGCCGGCGTGGCCGCCCTGCCCGACGCGATCCGCGACGCCAACAACGCGGTGATCGCTCCCCGGCAGGTGCGCGCCGGTGTCCCCACCCACCTCGACGACCTCACGACCGACCTGCTCGACGCGAAGGTCGCGCTCCCCAGCGCATCGGTGCTCACCGCCGAGCTGGCCCGCCTCGACACCACCGGCGACGAGCGCTCCTACGGCACGCTCCGCTTCGCCGAGGACACCCCCGAGGTGCCCCGACAGGGACCCAAGAAGCTGCTCCTCGGTGTGGGCGCGGTCGTCCTGCTCGCCGCGATCGGCATCGTCATCGTGACCAAGACGCTCACCGGCAGCAGCTCGCAGGCGGGCCCCACGGTCCCGCCGGTCGTGATCTCGGCGTCCCCGGCCACCGCGAACCCCAAGGCGCTGGTGCTCGGAAGCTCGGCGATCCGCCTGGTCGACCCGGACGGCAACCGCTCCGAGAGCCGCGACATCGCCAACGCGATCGACAACAAGTCGAGCACCGCCTGGAGCACCGACCGCTACAAGCAGAACCTCGGCACCGCATACAAGCCCGGCATGGGACTCCTGCTGGACCTGGGCGCCGCGAAGACCCTGTCCGACGTGCAGATCGAGCTGAACGCCATCGGCGCCTCGATCCAGCTGCTCGGTGGCGCCAACGACCCGGGTGTCGCCTCGGACTCGACGATCCTCTCCCGCTACACCAAGATCGGCGAACCGTTCGCCGACTTCCAGGGCACGTCGATGCACTTCGGCGCCGATGCGACCGCCACCTACCGTTACCTGCTCGTCTGGATCACCGGACTGCCGCAGGATGGCGACCGTTTCCGCGTGGGCATCCAGGAGATCATCGTCCGGGTGCCGTGA
- the sigM gene encoding RNA polymerase sigma factor SigM: MHTDAELLAAHVAGDRDAFTELVRRHRDRLWAVALRTLSDREEAADALQDALLSAHRAADRFRGDAAVTTWLHRIVVNACLDRVRRRQARPTVPLPEQTLNSDGRAGLQIAAPVVDHDTALVVRQALAKLPEEQRAALVLVDLEGYPVAEVAVILGVAEGTVKSRCSRGRARLALLLGHLRGDFEPDDGNSDGHPDVTTGSRSGRAG, translated from the coding sequence ATGCACACCGACGCGGAGCTGCTTGCGGCCCACGTGGCGGGGGATCGGGACGCCTTCACCGAGCTGGTTCGCCGGCATCGCGACCGGCTCTGGGCCGTCGCGCTCCGAACGCTCTCGGATCGGGAGGAGGCGGCCGACGCGCTGCAGGACGCGCTGCTCTCTGCGCACCGGGCCGCCGATCGCTTCCGGGGCGACGCGGCGGTCACCACCTGGCTGCACCGGATCGTCGTCAACGCCTGCCTGGACCGGGTCCGCCGGCGCCAGGCCCGACCCACCGTTCCGCTGCCCGAGCAGACGCTCAACAGCGACGGCCGGGCCGGACTGCAGATCGCCGCTCCGGTCGTCGACCACGACACCGCCCTGGTGGTGCGGCAGGCACTCGCCAAGCTCCCCGAGGAGCAGCGGGCCGCGCTGGTCCTGGTCGACCTCGAGGGCTACCCGGTCGCCGAGGTCGCGGTCATTCTCGGCGTCGCCGAGGGTACGGTGAAGAGCCGCTGTTCACGCGGCCGCGCTCGGCTGGCTCTCCTCCTCGGCCATCTGCGCGGAGACTTCGAGCCGGATGATGGGAACTCCGATGGTCACCCCGACGTCACAACCGGGTCACGATCGGGGAGAGCCGGATGA
- the trxB gene encoding thioredoxin-disulfide reductase — MGDVRNLIIIGSGPAGYTAATYAARANLQPLIIEGFESGGALMTTTEVENYPGFPDSIMGPELMDQMRKQAERFGAEFITDNATKVELSGDVKTVWIGDKAYQARAVILATGSAWRHLGVPGEDEFLGHGVSSCATCDGFFFREHDIVVAGGGDSAMEEATFLTKFARSVTIVHRRDQFRASKIMAERALGNEKINVAWNSKIEQIVGDAGKVTGVLLKDTVTGDERKLDVTGVFVAIGHDPRSELFRGQVDLDDEGYVLVQGRSTLTNIPGVFACGDLVDHTYRQAITAAGSGCAAALDAERFLAH, encoded by the coding sequence GTGGGCGACGTACGCAATCTGATCATCATCGGCTCCGGTCCGGCGGGCTACACGGCTGCGACCTACGCCGCGCGCGCCAACCTTCAACCGCTGATCATCGAGGGCTTCGAGTCCGGCGGCGCACTGATGACGACGACCGAGGTCGAGAACTACCCCGGCTTCCCCGACTCGATCATGGGCCCCGAGCTCATGGACCAGATGCGCAAGCAGGCCGAGCGCTTCGGCGCGGAGTTCATCACCGACAACGCGACCAAGGTCGAGCTCTCGGGTGACGTCAAGACGGTCTGGATCGGCGACAAGGCCTACCAGGCCCGCGCCGTCATCCTCGCGACCGGTTCGGCCTGGCGGCACCTCGGCGTCCCCGGCGAGGACGAGTTCCTCGGGCACGGTGTCTCGTCGTGTGCCACCTGTGACGGCTTCTTCTTCCGCGAGCACGACATCGTGGTCGCGGGCGGCGGCGACTCGGCGATGGAGGAGGCGACCTTCCTGACGAAGTTCGCCCGCAGCGTCACGATCGTCCACCGGCGCGACCAGTTCCGCGCCAGCAAGATCATGGCGGAGCGGGCACTCGGCAACGAGAAGATCAACGTCGCCTGGAACAGCAAGATCGAGCAGATCGTCGGCGACGCGGGCAAGGTCACCGGCGTACTCCTCAAGGACACCGTGACCGGCGATGAGCGCAAGCTCGACGTCACCGGCGTCTTCGTGGCCATCGGCCACGACCCGCGCAGCGAACTCTTCCGCGGCCAGGTGGACCTCGACGACGAGGGCTACGTCCTGGTGCAGGGGCGCTCCACCCTGACCAACATCCCCGGCGTCTTCGCATGCGGAGACCTCGTCGACCACACCTACCGCCAGGCGATCACCGCGGCGGGCAGCGGTTGTGCCGCAGCCCTCGACGCGGAACGCTTCCTGGCCCACTGA
- the trxA gene encoding thioredoxin produces the protein MGAAKVVTDKTFVTDVLQSDKPVLVDFWAEWCGPCRKVSPVLEEIAGEMADQVTIVKINIDENPETTRAYRVMSVPTLTIFKGGQPVQSVAGAKPKGDLVRLIQSVL, from the coding sequence ATGGGTGCTGCCAAGGTCGTCACCGATAAGACCTTCGTCACCGACGTGCTGCAGTCCGACAAGCCGGTGCTCGTCGACTTCTGGGCGGAGTGGTGCGGTCCCTGCCGCAAGGTCTCCCCGGTTCTCGAGGAGATCGCGGGCGAGATGGCCGACCAGGTGACCATCGTCAAGATCAACATTGACGAGAACCCGGAGACGACGCGGGCCTACCGGGTCATGTCCGTCCCGACCCTGACGATCTTCAAGGGCGGCCAGCCCGTTCAGTCGGTCGCCGGCGCCAAGCCCAAGGGCGACCTCGTCCGGCTGATCCAGTCGGTTCTCTGA
- a CDS encoding N-acetylmuramoyl-L-alanine amidase, whose protein sequence is MEPIRRGDHGAAVLEIRTILAGLDLIPPSPVIPDESAFDIGVERAVQAFQQARGLWVDGEVGDETWRALDAARWHLGARTLYQAIPDPLNGDDVRQLQERLLEMGYDVGRTDGIYGARTARAVAMFQREVGLTPDGACGPQTLGALRRLGRKVVGGSPQRLREEQALRQHGPEMRGRLIVIDPGHGGGDLGVVVPDGPLRWTEADLAYDLASRLEGRLGAAGVRVHLTRPPHPAKPISNLDRARLANELGADLLISIHIDGHNNPEADGVAAYHYGTEHGVTSTMGERLAGLVLREIVARTGMRNCRTHAKGWELLSRTRMPAVRVDVGYLTSPLDRKRLTDSHFREKVVEAIVAAVQRMYYPVDNDVLTGTIDVSALRAKLAAETAAAAAAKE, encoded by the coding sequence GTGGAGCCGATCCGGCGTGGTGACCACGGTGCAGCCGTGCTTGAGATCCGCACGATCTTGGCAGGTCTGGACCTGATACCACCGTCACCAGTGATCCCTGACGAGTCGGCCTTCGACATCGGGGTGGAACGGGCCGTCCAGGCCTTCCAGCAGGCTCGTGGGCTCTGGGTGGACGGCGAGGTGGGCGATGAGACCTGGCGAGCCCTCGACGCCGCTCGGTGGCACCTGGGGGCCCGCACGCTCTATCAGGCGATCCCGGACCCGCTCAACGGCGACGACGTGCGCCAGCTCCAGGAGCGGCTGCTCGAGATGGGCTATGACGTCGGGCGTACCGACGGGATCTATGGTGCCCGGACGGCACGCGCGGTCGCCATGTTCCAGCGCGAGGTCGGGCTCACCCCGGACGGCGCCTGCGGCCCGCAGACCCTCGGCGCGCTGCGCCGACTCGGCCGCAAGGTCGTCGGCGGCTCGCCGCAGCGGCTCCGCGAGGAGCAGGCGCTGCGCCAGCACGGTCCCGAGATGCGCGGCCGGCTCATCGTCATCGACCCCGGCCACGGCGGCGGCGACCTCGGTGTCGTCGTGCCCGACGGGCCGCTGCGCTGGACCGAGGCCGACCTCGCCTACGACCTGGCGAGCCGACTGGAGGGCCGCCTCGGCGCCGCAGGTGTCCGAGTGCACCTGACCCGGCCGCCGCACCCGGCGAAGCCGATCAGCAACCTGGATCGGGCACGGCTCGCCAACGAGCTCGGTGCCGACCTGCTCATCTCGATCCACATCGACGGGCACAACAACCCCGAGGCCGACGGCGTCGCCGCCTACCACTACGGCACCGAGCACGGCGTCACCTCGACGATGGGGGAGCGGCTCGCCGGACTCGTCCTGCGCGAGATCGTCGCCCGCACCGGGATGCGCAACTGCCGCACCCACGCCAAGGGCTGGGAGCTGCTCAGCCGCACCCGGATGCCCGCCGTCCGGGTCGACGTGGGCTATCTCACCTCGCCGCTGGACCGCAAGCGCCTCACCGACTCGCACTTCCGGGAGAAGGTCGTCGAGGCGATCGTCGCCGCCGTCCAGCGGATGTATTACCCGGTCGACAACGACGTGCTCACCGGCACGATCGATGTCAGCGCGCTGCGGGCCAAGCTCGCCGCGGAGACGGCGGCAGCCGCAGCCGCTAAGGAGTAG
- a CDS encoding GNAT family N-acetyltransferase produces the protein MSRRVVNLTLDTLEDLPRSCRGCVYWELDPVAAERACANGDPGLEKEAWVSQALLEWGSCGKIAYVDGMPAGYVTYAPPAYVPRSNAFPTSPISPDAVVLMTSHVVAAFAGGGLGRMLVQAMARDLTKRGIKAIEAFGDAKFGEYDPEMPPGCVTPADFFVSVGFKTVRPHPRYPRLRMELRTALSWKSDVEYALEKLLGSMSPETLLRPVRPATASTTTP, from the coding sequence ATGTCGCGCCGCGTGGTCAATTTGACCTTGGACACCCTCGAGGACCTGCCGCGCTCGTGCCGCGGCTGCGTTTATTGGGAGCTCGATCCGGTGGCGGCCGAGCGCGCCTGTGCCAACGGTGATCCGGGCCTGGAAAAGGAGGCCTGGGTCTCGCAGGCCCTGTTGGAGTGGGGTTCCTGCGGCAAGATCGCCTATGTCGACGGGATGCCCGCCGGCTATGTGACCTACGCTCCCCCGGCCTACGTGCCGCGCAGCAACGCCTTCCCCACCTCGCCGATCTCGCCCGATGCGGTCGTGCTGATGACCTCGCACGTCGTCGCGGCGTTCGCCGGTGGCGGGCTCGGCCGGATGCTGGTCCAGGCGATGGCCCGCGACCTCACCAAGCGCGGCATCAAGGCGATCGAGGCATTCGGCGACGCCAAGTTCGGGGAGTACGACCCGGAGATGCCGCCGGGCTGCGTGACCCCGGCGGACTTCTTCGTCTCGGTCGGCTTCAAGACCGTGCGCCCGCACCCGCGCTACCCCCGGCTCCGGATGGAGCTGCGCACCGCGCTCTCTTGGAAGTCCGACGTGGAGTACGCGTTGGAGAAGCTCCTCGGCTCGATGAGCCCCGAGACGCTCCTCCGCCCCGTGCGACCGGCGACGGCCTCGACCACTACTCCTTAG